In the Naumovozyma dairenensis CBS 421 chromosome 4, complete genome genome, one interval contains:
- the PBP4 gene encoding Pbp4p (similar to Saccharomyces cerevisiae PBP4 (YDL053C); ancestral locus Anc_4.228): MTNTSTISSKSSTITQKPKSTGWAQATAKSLPKQQETKNTKPKPSSASSNDKSILKTADTDVTESKYKNKKNLAVHREPFNQKTVKAYMDKSFKKYLNDPNVTKYEDITIQIFGTKNSSPDWDTVTSYNKKKNRKNNKYVCLNPLLKKFETISSSK; encoded by the coding sequence ATGACAAACACAAGCACtatatcatcaaaatcatctaCAATCACTCAGAAACCTAAATCAACAGGATGGGCACAAGCAACTGCTAAATCTCTTCCTAAACAACAAGAGACTAAGAATACTAAACCCAAACCATCATCCGCATCatctaatgataaatctATACTCAAAACAGCTGATACTGACGTAACAGAATCAAAATAtaagaacaagaagaaccTTGCAGTCCATAGAGAACCATTTAATCAAAAAACAGTAAAGGCATACATGGATAAATcctttaagaaatatttgaatgatcCAAATGTGACAAAATATGAAGACATAACGATACAAATATTCGGTACAAAGAATTCCTCACCTGATTGGGATACAGTTACCAGctataataaaaagaaaaatagaaaaaataataagtaCGTTTGTTTAAACcctttattgaaaaaatttgaaaccatTAGCAGCAGCAAATGA
- the SLC1 gene encoding 1-acylglycerol-3-phosphate O-acyltransferase SLC1 (similar to Saccharomyces cerevisiae SLC1 (YDL052C); ancestral locus Anc_4.226) encodes MGSNIVYYLRSTLGIFVLIICAIYGVIASIVCTLIGKQHLAQYLTARCYSNAMKYIMNIDVKVIDEENLKNLPFIVVSNHQSMLDILMLGKLFPPGCTITAKKSLKYVPFLGWFMALSGTLFLDRSNRTKSVTTLHNGLTKIRNNKRAIWIFPEGTRSHTTDLEMLPFKKGAFHLAQQGKLPIVPVVVANTSTIKSSKWKVYNTGCMVVKVLKPLSTEGLQKDDIPAFSEKVRDLMDKELKELGYCPANNITNLPPNVLEAQKKNL; translated from the coding sequence ATGGGCTCCAATATCGTGTATTATTTGAGATCCACTTTAGGAATCTTTGTCCTAATAATTTGTGCAATATATGGTGTCATAGCATCAATTGTTTGTACCTTAATTGGTAAACAACATTTAGCACAATATTTAACAGCCCGTTGTTACTCTAATGCAATGAAATACATCATGAATATTGACGTCAAAGtcattgatgaagaaaatttgaaaaatttaccCTTTATTGTTGTATCAAATCATCAATCCATGTTGGATATTTTAATGCTAGGTAAATTGTTCCCACCTGGTTGTACCATTACAGCCAAGAAATCCTTAAAATACGTCCCATTCTTGGGTTGGTTTATGGCTTTAAGCGGtactttatttttagaTAGAAGTAATAGAACAAAAAGTGTGACTACGTTACATAATGGGTTGACCAAGATTAGAAACAATAAGAGAGCCATCTGGATCTTCCCCGAGGGAACTAGATCACATACGACTGATTTGGAAATGTTACCATTCAAGAAAGGTGCTTTCCACTTGGCACAACAGGGCAAATTACCAATTGTCCCCGTGGTAGTCGCTAATACAAGTACCATAAAGAGTTCTAAATGGAAAGTTTATAATACTGGTTGTATGGTGGTGAAAGTATTGAAACCACTATCTACTGAAGGCTTACAAAAAGATGATATCCCTGCCTTCAGTGAAAAAGTAAGAGATTTGATGGATAAggaattaaaagaattagGGTATTGTCCGGCTAACAACATCACCAATTTACCACCTAACGTTTTAGAGgctcaaaagaaaaatctttga
- the NDAI0D04520 gene encoding zinc finger BED domain-containing protein (similar to Saccharomyces cerevisiae YGR071C and VID22 (YLR373C); ancestral locus Anc_4.221) produces MLSSHDSTEDPAGYSETLPSATEDATDKEENQPSITDTSIELPIENIGHNDHVLNSVDNTSDNDLNANVEENDITFAVTEHDGNTKWVPAQTLKKTNALLWTHYLGIDGALNIVKCKHCNTILKRGPHDAAKNSTVNFRMHLKTAHKVTPNMSFYDEENILDNNVTKNLHSRESTLDDVSSTFDSQLFKRRKYIKKPKTLPPFTLDMSKEITKLKPRDVPSETTIKTRQHFFPSNNLLAIVVASENLPLDFANNSALKLLMSSILTSLPTSPDSIRENIIGMATSINKMIRKSSIQNDYHLPFELDISHLRNDLIGTERKLLLCTLIMNGLKDLPSFNFYSLSHQIWNQQYSLISIQFIDYVNSKLRILPISIEDMGNKPITPKLLNRQLYNVISKYPGLTNSLLSISAPRKICDTLKSADPIPNEFGKRGYDHTENSVIHNYDDGEEEEEHAEQEIINSVIENAIQNLHYQPCIVSALEDCVTVFFGLPSTNIYEEQISKSDMVSTLRNKDDTALDSLIDLNRLDISLSIFEKISSFYEEINNDSWQMERFQATYSDIFGNNNNNNNNNNDDDDDGENDILNQTKNPFNKKFYSSSIHCLKRFLRLRPLIENMTPFLQNEIFSDLDFQIMKSTLLTLQSLNKLILLHYVSPSDFNFINIIPTILTIEAHINQQLEISKYNRYKRPFLLVQNLIKSIKDRLLLNDTNLLGSFLSPIIVSNESRLKTVFGTTDTGKIIKRVSNIAMKIVMKYVHVPDEEKLMEKGENGTHDESETEHEPEPFLQLAFGTIGRSSEKSPKTRLIDDVQECCQQLFERLFLAFLRNVQSEYPKGRKIFCEKNGYIPTNDGQYRKVNASGGANDYDDNDALGYEDSFSNALNDEDVHTGSQNILDPIEELLTIHLPLCDIFWNQYLMYNTDPLFTIILNIVRSISSTSKRSEYAFLKNYRANISGSILEETIKVAVFDKQCAIGKVDFNSDTLTSLGNYI; encoded by the coding sequence ATGCTATCTTCGCATGATTCAACCGAAGATCCAGCAGGATATTCTGAAACTTTACCTTCTGCAACAGAAGATGCTACTGATAAGGAGGAAAACCAACCCTCTATAACAGATACGTCAATTGAACTACCAATTGAGAACATCGGACACAATGATCATGTCTTAAACTCCGTAGATAATACCTCCgataatgatttgaatgcTAATGTTGAAGAGAACGATATCACTTTTGCTGTGACAGAACATGATGGTAATACCAAATGGGTACCTGCTCAAACACTGAAGAAGACTAATGCTCTCCTATGGACCCATTATCTCGGTATAGATGGTGCCTTAAATATCGTCAAATGTAAACATTGTAACacaattttgaaaagaggTCCACATGATGCTGCAAAGAATTCTACTGTCAATTTTAGAATGCATTTGAAAACGGCACACAAGGTTACTCCCAATATGTCTTTCTATGATGAGGAGaatattcttgataataacGTTACGAAAAATCTACATAGTCGAGAATCAACTCTAGATGATGTTTCTTCAACTTTTGATTCCCAATTATtcaagagaagaaaatatatcaaaaaaCCGAAAACCTTACCTCCCTTTACCTTGGATATGTCAAAGGAAATTACTAAACTAAAGCCTAGGGATGTTCCCTCTGAAACGACCATTAAAACAAGACAACATTTCTTtccttcaaataatttattagcTATAGTCGTTGCATCCGAAAATTTACCACTAGATTTTGCAAACAATTCCgcattgaaattattaatgtcATCAATACTTACTTCATTACCTACCAGTCCAGATTCCATaagagaaaatattattggaaTGGCTAcatcaataaataaaatgatCAGAAAATCTTCCATTCAAAATGATTACCATCTACCATTTGAACTAGATATCTCACATCTACGTAATGACCTTATAGGTACTGAACGTAAACTACTGCTGTGTactttaataatgaatggattgaaagatttaccatcttttaatttttattCATTGAGTCATCAAATTTGGAATCAACAATATTCACTAATATCAAtccaattcattgattATGTTAACTCAAAATTAAGAATATTGCCAATATCTATAGAAGATATGGGAAACAAACCAATTACACCTAAACTGCTTAATAGacaattatataatgtGATATCCAAATATCCTGGACTTACAAACTCATTGCTTTCTATATCGGCTCCAAGAAAAATCTGCGATACGTTAAAGTCTGCAGATCCAATTCCAAATGAGTTTGGCAAGAGAGGTTACGATCATACTGAAAATAGTGTTATTCACAATTATGATGATGGCGAGGAGGAGGAAGAGCATGCTGAGCAAGAGATTATTAACTCCGTAATCGAAAACGCTATTCAAAACCTTCACTACCAACCATGCATTGTTTCAGCTTTAGAAGATTGTGTAACTGTCTTCTTTGGTCTACCATCAActaatatatatgaagaacaaatttCTAAATCGGACATGGTATCAACCCTAAGAAATAAAGACGACACCGCTTTAGATTCTCTTATTGATTTAAATCGCTTAGACATTTCTTTATctatatttgaaaagatatCTTCCTTTTAcgaagaaataaataatgattcatGGCAAATGGAAAGGTTTCAAGCAACTTACTCTGATATTTTCggcaataataataacaataataataataataatgatgatgatgatgatggagaaaatgatatcttaaaccaaacaaaaaatccattcaataaaaaattctaTTCTTCCTCAATTCATTGCTTGAAAAGGTTTCTTCGATTACGCCCCTTGATCGAAAATATGACTCCATTTTTACAGAATGAGATATTTAGTGATTTAGATTTCCAAATCATGAAATCAACTCTACTAACATTACaatcattgaataaattaatacTATTACACTACGTTTCACCTTcagatttcaattttattaatatcatacCAACAATTTTAACAATTGAAGCTCATATAAATCaacaattggaaatttcaaaatataatagatACAAGAGACCATTTTTATTGGTTCAAAACTTAATTAAATCCATTAAAGATCGTCTATTGCTAAATGATACTAACTTACTTGGTTCCTTTTTGTCACCTATAATTGTTTCTAATGAAAGCCGTTTAAAAACCGTCTTTGGAACAACAGATACCGgtaaaattatcaaaagaGTATCTAATATAGCAATGAAAATAGTCATGAAATACGTTCATGTCCCAGACGAAGAAAAACTTATGGAGAAAGGAGAGAACGGCACTCATGATGAAAGTGAAACTGAACATGAACCAGAACCATTTTTACAATTAGCTTTTGGAACAATCGGACGTTCATCTGAAAAGTCACCCAAGACTCGCTTGATTGATGATGTTCAAGAATGCTGTCAACAACTATTCGAAAGATTATTCCTGGCGTTTCTAAGAAATGTCCAATCGGAATATCCTAAAGGTaggaaaatattttgtgaaaaaaatggatatATACCTACTAATGATGGCCAGTATCGTAAAGTAAATGCTAGTGGTGGTGCAAATGACTATGACGATAATGATGCTTTGGGCTACGAGGACTCCTTCAGTAATGCTCtcaatgatgaagatgtaCATACGGGTTCTCAAAATATTCTGGATCCAATAGAGGA
- the KNH1 gene encoding Knh1p (similar to Saccharomyces cerevisiae KNH1 (YDL049C); ancestral locus Anc_4.223): MQLRLIYILPIFVFLLNLVKADLTIITPEPGEKYDLSETGEVSIDLSWVYLDSTPSKADITSFTFSLCTGPNYKINCLATLAKVSAAEVDSDIYKANILGTLGTDGVYYIQIFAQTESGYTIHYSPKFYLEGMTGVLVAYTIMESADPTPETRITTGAVGATIDSRSFTVPYTKQTGKARYAPMQMQPGTKLTAKSWTRKYATSAVTFYTSMRKSLQQVTTITPGWSYAISSDVNYATHAPFPSDNGGWYDPSKRLSLTTRKINLRKRAV; the protein is encoded by the coding sequence atgcaattgagattaatatatattctccCCATTTTCGTTTTCCTTTTAAATCTAGTAAAGGCAGATTTAACAATTATAACGCCCGAACCGGGTGAAAAATATGACTTGTCGGAAACTGGCGAAGTAAGTATTGATTTATCGTGGGTTTATTTAGATTCCACTCCAAGTAAAGCTGATATAACATCGTTCACATTTTCCTTATGTACAGGACCAAATTATAAGATTAATTGTCTCGCGACATTGGCAAAGGTGTCAGCCGCAGAGGTTGATTCAGATATTTATAAAGCTAATATTTTAGGCACACTAGGTACCGATGGTGTCTACTATATACAAATCTTTGCACAAACTGAATCAGGTTACACGATTCATTATTCACCAAAATTCTATTTGGAAGGTATGACAGGTGTTCTTGTCGCATATACAATAATGGAGTCAGCAGATCCAACTCCAGAAACAAGAATTACTACAGGTGCGGTTGGTGCAACGATTGATTCAAGAAGTTTTACCGTTCCTTATACTAAACAAACAGGTAAGGCTAGATATGCCCCCATGCAAATGCAACCAGGTACTAAATTGACAGCTAAATCATGGACAAGAAAATATGCAACTAGTGCTGTGACATTTTATACTTCAATGAGAAAATCATTACAACAAGTGACTACTATCACACCAGGCTGGTCTTACGCAATTAGTAGTGATGTTAATTATGCTACGCATGCACCTTTCCCATCTGATAATGGTGGTTGGTATGATCCATCAAAGAGACTTTCTTTAACTACAAGAAAGATCAATCTACGTAAACGTGCTGTATGA
- the LHP1 gene encoding tRNA maturation protein LHP1 (similar to Saccharomyces cerevisiae LHP1 (YDL051W); ancestral locus Anc_4.224): MSESADVTPQPRRNSFSPIEFNAKISQQCLKQVEFYFSESNFPYDKFLRSTAEKNDGWVPISTIATFNRMKKYRPVDKVIEILKTSKILQVSEDGENVKRIVPLDLSKDSKNSKRFDQNKRTLVIMNFPHENVDVEFIELQENIENFLHDLANVNQVRLRKDHQKKFNGNVIVEFQTLNDCEDFKKKYSVDNKENPDQKEPLETLSYENRKLNVLTKKQFDLQREATKSKNFSGSGQRSRSFTGHRKNMPKITPPESTEKENETAEKASESAIEADKEN; the protein is encoded by the coding sequence atgtctGAATCCGCTGACGTTACACCTCAACCAAGACGTAATTCTTTCTCCccaattgaattcaatgCCAAGATATCTCAACAATGTTTAAAACAAGttgaattttatttctcAGAATCAAACTTCCcatatgataaatttttacGTTCCACCGCTGAAAAGAATGATGGGTGGGTCCCAATTAGTACCATAGCGACATTTAATCGTATGAAGAAATATAGACCAGTTGATAAAgtcattgaaattttgaaaacttcTAAAATCTTACAAGTTTCTGAAGATGGTGAAAACGTTAAGAGAATTGTCCCATTAGATTTATCTAAGGATTCGAAAAATAGTAAAAGATTTgatcaaaataaaagaacTTTAGTTATCATGAATTTCCCTCATGAAAATGTTGATGTggaattcattgaattgcaagagaatattgaaaatttcttaCATGATTTGGCTAATGTTAACCAAGTTCGTTTAAGAAAGGATcatcaaaagaaatttaaTGGGAATGTAATTGTAGAATTCCAAACTTTGAATGATTGTGAAGattttaagaaaaaatattctgtggataataaggaaaatCCAGATCAAAAGGAACCATTGGAAACTTTATCATATGAAAATCGTAAATTGAACGTTTTAACTAAGAAACAATTCGATTTACAAAGAGAAGCAACTAAGTCGAAAAATTTCAGTGGATCTGGTCAAAGATCAAGATCTTTTACTGGCcatagaaaaaatatgcCAAAAATCACTCCTCCTGAATCTactgaaaaagaaaatgaaactgCTGAAAAGGCCTCTGAATCTGCTATAGAAGCTGATAAGGAAAACTAg
- the STP4 gene encoding Stp4p (similar to Saccharomyces cerevisiae STP4 (YDL048C) and STP3 (YLR375W); ancestral locus Anc_4.222) — MTAAPLIQMNNPLPNEPTSNIVSSMNSMNSTTKNGTMKPIPTNSTNSTNSPSPTETSPRTNSTMTSTMNSPTNGAYPVKLENNESSQVFLKPILNGYSNQPLSNRNNITNGTYPVFNPITNSTSNTSTSTNNNNNNNNNNNNNDFNTTSSSRSSSVISSSNNNNMAIKLPPISSFDSLILAAQTSSNPNTRRSNSLFANFMSPQQPPLSSMSNHIYSPIIENQTKNSSITLNEPSPMHCNNGALKSLNILPRTRSASTVNIPGFSSLLSNSFQNSNLSTPISTPSSSLNVSIAPSPLVSSCSSPTDTDNDSTIRRSSTSIKNIRTPMVNKLRTNKNSDGSISISNSNANNSKSRKKKQCPTCLNYYANLSTHKSTHLTPEDRPHKCPICERGFARNNDLIRHKKRHWKDEFIKDKFKILQDSDNPTNAVAGAAGSNNNLTTKQQRDLLKKDQLKSLHQIKGAFKCPYNKSLINLDMEIYPEKKKEVLNFTPLSCHQTGVFSRCDTYKNHLKALHFEYPPRTRKEDRGVVPGRCKHCGMGFVNVDVWLNKHVGKECGYYYH; from the coding sequence ATGACTGCTGCTCCATTAATACAAATGAATAATCCATTACCAAATGAACCAACATCAAATATTGTTTCGTCGATGAACTCTATGAATTCTACTACAAAAAATGGTACCATGAAACCAATACCGacaaattcaacaaattcaacaaattctCCCTCTCCTACTGAAACTTCACCAAGAACTAATTCAACTATGACTTCAACAATGAATTCACCAACAAATGGAGCTTATCCGgttaaattggaaaataatgaatcttcACAAGTGTTTTTAAAACCAATTCTAAATGGATATTCAAATCAACCTCTAAGTAACAGGAACAACATTACGAACGGTACATATCCTGTTTTCAATCCTATTACTAATAGCACTAGTAATACCAGTACCAgtaccaataataataataataataataataataataataataatgatttcaatACCACTTCAAGTAGCCGTTCAAGTAGTGTGATTTCAAGctcaaacaataataacatggCAATAAAGTTACCACCTATCTCATCATTTGATAGTCTCATATTAGCTGCTCAAACTTCTTCAAATCCAAATACTAGAAGATCAAACTCTCTTTTTGCAAACTTTATGTCTCCACAACAACCTCcattatcttcaatgaGCAATCACATATACAGCCCAATAATTGAAAACCAAACAAAGAATAGTTCAATAACATTAAATGAGCCATCACCTATGCATTGCAATAATGGTGCTTTGAAGTCATTGAACATATTACCAAGAACAAGATCTGCTTCCACTGTAAATATTCCAGGTTTCTCATCCTTATTATCGAACTCTTTTCAAAACAGTAATTTGTCAACTCCAATATCTAcaccttcttcatctttaaacGTTTCAATAGCACCATCCCCATTAGtatcttcttgttcatctCCAACAGACACAGATAATGATAGTACAATCAGACGCAGTAGTACTAGCATTAAGAATATTAGAACACCAATGGTCAATAAACTAAGaactaataaaaatagtGATGGTTCCATTAGTATTTCTAACAGTAACGCTAATAACAGtaaatcaagaaaaaagaaacaatgtCCAACAtgtttaaattattatgcAAATTTATCCACACATAAATCCACACATTTAACACCTGAAGATAGGCCACATAAATGTCCCATTTGTGAACGTGGATTCGCTCGTAATAATGATCTAATCAGACATAAGAAACGTCATTGGAAAGACGAATTCATTAAGgacaaattcaaaatccTACAAGATTCTGATAATCCAACGAATGCCGTTGCTGGTGCAGCTggtagtaataataatctgaCAACTAAACAACAAAGAGATTTGTTGAAGAAGgatcaattgaaatcttTACATCAAATTAAAGGAGCCTTTAAATGTCCttataataaatctttaatcAATTTGGATATGGAAATATACCCtgagaagaaaaaggaagTGTTGAACTTTACACCCTTAAGTTGTCATCAAACAGGTGTCTTTTCACGTTGTGATACTTACAAGAATCATTTAAAGGCTTTACATTTTGAATATCCTCCAAGgacaagaaaagaagatagAGGCGTTGTTCCTGGAAGATGCAAACATTGTGGCATGGGGTTCGTTAATGTAGATGTTTGGTTAAATAAGCATGTTGGTAAAGAGTgtggttattattatcattga